One genomic region from Amblyraja radiata isolate CabotCenter1 chromosome 17, sAmbRad1.1.pri, whole genome shotgun sequence encodes:
- the cmtm3 gene encoding CKLF-like MARVEL transmembrane domain-containing protein 3 isoform X1, which translates to MSECESPEPSPQSQPGLGALIADRAFLTSRKGLLLAAEVLLSFIIFICYLASSVVFLFTAPLIEFLLALTAYYLYVTKFVERFNGFHCPLIDFLRCTTAALIFFAISIYAVTMSGAGSKAAGIFGFVATVVFAFDFYGIFNQLVIFINPQELPTHTATIRKTTGEDAVPSDSDSE; encoded by the exons ATGAGCGAGTGTGAATCACCGGAGCCTAGCCCCCAGTCCCAACCGGGGCTTGGAGCTTTAATCGCGGACAGAGCTTTCTTGACTTCTCGGAAGGGTTTGCTGCTGGCCGCCGAGGTG CTGTTGTCCTTTATCATCTTCATCTGCTACCTGGCATCGTCCGTGGTCTTCCTCTTCACCGCGCCGCTCATCGAGTTCCTGCTCGCTCTGACCGCATACTACCTCTACGTGACCAAGTTTGTCGAGCGCTTTAATGGCTTTCACTGCCCTCTCATC GATTTCCTCCGCTGCACCACCGCTGCCCTCATCTTCTTTGCTATCTCGATTTACGCCGTCACAATGAGTGGCGCGGGCTCGAAGGCAGCGGGC ATCTTTGGGTTCGTGGCCACCGTTGTCTTTGCCTTTGATTTCTACGGCATCTTCAACCAGCTGGTGATCTTCATCAACCCACAGGAGCTGCCCACCCACACCGCCACCATCAGGAAGACCACAG GGGAAGATGCGGTGCCTTCAGACTCCGACAGCGAGTGA
- the cmtm3 gene encoding CKLF-like MARVEL transmembrane domain-containing protein 3 isoform X2 has translation MSECESPEPSPQSQPGLGALIADRAFLTSRKGLLLAAEVLLSFIIFICYLASSVVFLFTAPLIEFLLALTAYYLYVTKFVERFNGFHCPLIIFGFVATVVFAFDFYGIFNQLVIFINPQELPTHTATIRKTTGEDAVPSDSDSE, from the exons ATGAGCGAGTGTGAATCACCGGAGCCTAGCCCCCAGTCCCAACCGGGGCTTGGAGCTTTAATCGCGGACAGAGCTTTCTTGACTTCTCGGAAGGGTTTGCTGCTGGCCGCCGAGGTG CTGTTGTCCTTTATCATCTTCATCTGCTACCTGGCATCGTCCGTGGTCTTCCTCTTCACCGCGCCGCTCATCGAGTTCCTGCTCGCTCTGACCGCATACTACCTCTACGTGACCAAGTTTGTCGAGCGCTTTAATGGCTTTCACTGCCCTCTCATC ATCTTTGGGTTCGTGGCCACCGTTGTCTTTGCCTTTGATTTCTACGGCATCTTCAACCAGCTGGTGATCTTCATCAACCCACAGGAGCTGCCCACCCACACCGCCACCATCAGGAAGACCACAG GGGAAGATGCGGTGCCTTCAGACTCCGACAGCGAGTGA